Within the Pseudonocardia alni genome, the region GAGGTCGACGTCGTCAACGTGACCCCGACCTACGCGGCGGCGCTGCTGGAGACCGGGCTGCTCGCCCGGCGCCCGATGCCGCTGGTGCTGCTCGGCGGCGAGGCCGTGTCCGACGCCGTCTGGTCGACCCTGCGCGATGCCGACGGCGTGCTCGGCTACAACCTCTACGGCCCCACCGAGTACACGATCAACACCCTCGGCACCGGGACCGCGGACTCGGCCACCCCGGCGGTCGGGACGCCGATCAGCAACACCGTCGCGCACGTCCTGGACCCGTGGCTGCGCCCGGTGCCCGACGGCGTCGCCGGTGAGCTGTACATCGCCGGCGACGGCCTGGCCCGCGGCTACCTCGACCGGTTCGCGCTGACCGCCGAGCGGTTCGTCGCCGACCCGTGGAGCCCGGGCGGGCGGATGTACCGCACCGGTGACCTGGTCCGGCGCCGCCCCGGCACCGGCGGGCTGCTCGACTTCCTGGGCCGCACCGACGACCAGGTGAAGATCCGCGGGCACCGCGTCGAGCCCGGAGAGGTCACCGCCCGCCTCGACCGGCACCCGCTGGTGTCGCGCTCGGCGGTCGTCCCGGTCCCCGCCCCGGACGGCGGGTCGCTCCGGCTGGTCGGCTACGTCGTCCCCGCCGCCCCCGACGAGGCCGACCGCGCGGCCACCGCCGCCGGCGCCGTCGACGAGTGGCGCGCGATCTACTCCGAGGAGTACTCCCGGATCCCGGTCGCGGTGTCCACCGAGGACTACGCCGGCTGGGACTCCTCCTACACCGGCGATCCCATCCCGTTCGCGCAGATGTCGCAGTGGCGGGCCGCGACCGTCGACCTGATCCGGGCACTGAGTCCGCAGCGGGTGCTGGAGATCGGGGTGGGCACCGGGCTGCTGCTCGGCCCGCTCGCCCCCGAGGCCACCGAGTACCGCGGCACCGACCTCGCCGAGCCGGTGATCACCGCGCTGCGCACCGCGCTCGCCGACGACCCGGCCCGCTACGGCCACGTCGAGCTCGACACCCGGCCCGCCGACGACCTGTCCGGGCTGCCGCGGGGCCACTTCGACACCGTCGTGATCAACTCGGTGGTGCAGTACTTCCCCGACGCCGGCTACCTGGAGCGGGTCCTCACCGGCGCCGCGGAGCTGCTCGCCCCCGGTGGCCGGATCGTCGTCGGGGACGTGCGCCGCCCGGACACGCTGCACGCGTTCCACACCGCGATCGCCCGGACCCGGCTCGGCGACGGGGCCGACCCCGCCGCGGTCGACGCCGCGGCGGAGCGGTCGCTGGCCCTGGAGAAGGAGCTGCTGCTCGCCCCGGCGTTCTTCGACCGGGTCGCGGCCGGTCTCGGCGCGGAGGTCGCGGTGCGCGCCAAGCGCGGCGACGCCCACAACGAGCTGACCCGCCACCGCTACGACGTCGAGCTGCACCTGCCCGGCGCCGACGTGCGCCGCGCCGACCCGGCCCGCACCCTGCGCTGGGGCACCGACCTGTCCTCGCTCGACGACCTCGACCGGCTGCTCGCCGACGCCGGGACCACCGGCCTGCGCCTCACCGGCGTCCCGGACGTGCGGCTCGCGACCGAGCAGGGCCGCCCGGCCGACGGCCCGGAGCCCGACGCGCTGCGCGCCCTCGCCGCCCGGCACGGCCGCGACGCCGAGCCGACCTGGTCCCCGGACGGGCCCGGCGTGCTCGACGTCGTGCTCGTGGAGGCCGATCCGGCGGGCCGTCCGCTGGTCGGGCTGCACCGCGCCGGGGACCCGGCGGCGCCCGAGGCGACCGACCCGGCCGCGGCCCGGTTCGCCGCCGAGCTGGTCCCGGTGCTGCGCGAGGACCTGCGGGCAGCCCTGCCCGACCACCTCGTGCCGTCGGCGTTCGTGCTGCTCGACGAGCTGCCGCTGACCGCCAACGGCAAGCTCGACACCCGCGCGCTGCCCGTCCCCGACGGCCGCGCCGCCGCGGCGCCGTCGCGGGCCCCGGAGACCGCGACCGAGCAGGCCCTCTGCACGGTGTTCGCCGAGGTCCTCGGCCTCGACGAGGTCGGCGTGGACGACGACTTCTTCGACCTCGGCGGGCACTCGCTGCTCGCCACCCGGATCGTCGCCCGGCTGCGCACCGCGCTCGGGGCCGAGGTGTCGATCCGCGACCTGTTCACCGAGCCGACACCGGCCCGGCTCGCCGCCCACCTCGACGCCGGTGACGCGGCCGGCGCCGAGCGCGGTCCTGCCCGCCCCGTGCTGGCGCCGCGGCCCCGCCCGGAGCCGCTGCCCGCGTCGTCGGCGCAGCACCGGCTCTGGGTCCTCGATCGGCTCGACGCCGACGCGGGCCGCGACAGCGCCTACCACTTCCCGATCACCTTCCGGCTGGCCGGAGCCCTGGACGCCGACGCACTGGAGCAGGCGCTGCACGACGTCGTCGCCCGCCACGAGTCGCTGCGCACCCTGCTCGTCGACGGGGGCGACGGCGTCCCGGTCCAGGTGGTCGTCGACGCCGCGGCGGCCCGGGTGCCGTTCGTGCGCCGCACCGTCGACGCCGCCGCCACCCCGGCGGAGGTGGCGGCGGAGATCCGGCGCCCGTTCGACCTGGGATCGGACCTGCCGGTCCGGGCGCTGCTGCTCACCGAGTCCGACACCGGCGAGCACGTGCTGGTCCTCGTGCTCCACCACGTCACCACCGACGAGTGGTCCGACCGGCCGTTCCTGGCCGACCTCGCGACCGCCTACGCGGCCCGGTCCGCGGGCCGCGCGCCCCGCCTCACCCCGCTGCCGGTGCAGTACGCCGACCACACCCTGTGGCTGCGGGAGCTGCTCGGCGACCCGGCCGACCCGTCGTCGGTCGCGGGCCGCCAGCTCGGGTTCTGGACCCGCACCCTGGCCGGGCTGCCCGAGCGCCTGGACCTGCCGACCGACCGGCCCGAGCCCGCGTCCCCGACGATGGCGGGCGACGCGGTCGACGTGCCGATCGACCCCGCGCTCGGCGCCGAGCTGCGCCGCACGGCGCGCGCCGCCGGTGCGAGCACCTTCATGCTCGCCCGGGCCGCGGTCGCGGTCCTGCTGCACCGCCTCGGCGCCGGCGACGACATCCCGCTGGGCGCCCCCGTCGCGGGCCGCGCCGACCAGGCACTGGAGGACGTCGTCGGGTTCTTCGTCAACACCCTGGTGCTGCGCACCGACCTGTCCGGCGACCCCGGGTTCACCGAGGTCCTGGACCGGGTCCGGGCCGCCGACCTGGAGGCGTTCGCGCACGCCGACGTGCCCTTCGAGTCGGTGGTGCGCGCGGTCAACCCGGACCGCAGCGCCGACACCACCCCGCTGTTCCAGGTGATGGTGGTGCACCGCGCCGGTGGCACCGCCCGCGAGTCGGGGCTGGTCCTGCCCGGTGTCACCGTCGGCGAGCAGCCGCAGCCGCCCGCCCGCGCCCAGTTCGACCTGGTCGTCGAGTTCCGCGACGGCGGGCCGGAGGAACCGCTGGGGGTGCGGCTGCTGTACCGCACCGAGCTGTTCGACGCCGCGACCGTGCACGCGCTGGGGGAGCGGCTGACCACGGTGCTGCGCGCCGTCGTGGCCGACCCGCGGCGCCCGGTCCGCCGGATCGACGTCGCCGCGGCCGGGGAGGCCGACCGGGCCCGCCGCGCCCTCGACGGCGGCCCGGTCCCGGCCGCCCGCACGATGTGGGAGATGGTCGCCGGCTCCGTCGCCGACCGGCCCACCGCGGTCGCCGTCGCCGACGAGCACCGCGAGCTCGACTACGCCGGGCTCGACGTCGAGACCGCCGCTCTGGCCCGCGAGCTGCGCGCCCGCGGCGTCGGCCCGGAGACCGTCGTCGGGGTCGCGGTGCCGCGGTCGGTCGAGATGGTCGTCGCGGTGCTGGCGGTGCTGCGCGCCGGTGGCGCGTTCCTGCCGCTGGACCTCAACCTGCCCGCCGAGCGGCTGGAGTACCTGCTCACCGACTCCGGCACCCGGCTGGTCGTGACGACCGGCGACGCCGCGGCCCTGCTGCCCGCCGTCGACGGCGTCACCCACCTCGTCCCGGCGCCTCCGGAGCCGGGCCCGGCCCCGGCGGACCCGCCCACCGACCCGGCGGGCGCCGCCTACGTCATCTACACCTCCGGCTCGACCGGACGCCCGAAGGGCGCGGTCCTGCCGCACGCCGGCATCGGCGAGCTGCTGGAGCTGGCCCGCGACCGGATGCGGCTCACCGCGGACTCCCGGGTCCTGCAGTTCTCCGCGCCCGGCTTCGACGTGCTCGTGTTCGAGCTGTGCATGGCGCTGTGCTCCGGGGCCCGGCTCGTCGTCGCCCCGGAGCGGCTGCGCGGCCGCGACGCCGACCCGGCCGAGCTGACCGGGTTCTTCGCCGAGCAGCGGCTCACGCACCTGATCCTGCCGCCGTCACTGATCACCGCGCTGCCGCCGGAGGCGTCGCTCCCGGCCGGGTCGACGGTGCTCGCCGGGACCGAGGCCGTCCCGCCGGACCTGATCGACCGCTGGGGCGCGCACCTGGACCTGCACGTCGCCTACGGGCTCACCGAGGCCACCGTGAACTCCACGCTGTGGCACTCGCGGCCGGGCACCGCGTTCCGGTCACCGATCGGGCGCCCCGACCCGGGCGTGCGGACCTACGTCCTCGACGACGCCCTCACCCCCGTTCCGCCCGGCGTCCCCGGCGAGCTGTACGTGGCCGGGGCCGGGCTGGCCCGCGGCTACCTGGGGCGCACCGCTCTCACCGCGGACCGCTTCGTGGCCTGCCCGTTCGGGGAGCCGGGGACCCGGATGTACCGCACCGGTGACCGCGTCCGGCTGCGCTTCGACGACGGCGCCGAGCACCCCGACCGCGAGCCGGTCCTGGAGTTCCTCGGCCGTTCCGACGACCAGGTCACGATCCGCGGCTACCGGATCGAGCCCGGCGAGATCGAGGCCGTCCTGGCCGCGCACCCGGACGTCGCGCAGGCCGCGGTCGTCGTACGACGGCGGGGCCCGGTCACCCGGCTCGACGGCTACGTCGTCCCGGCGGGCGGCGGCACAGCGGTGCCCGCCGGCCTCGCCGAGCACCTGCGCGGGCGGCTGCCCGAGCACATGGTCCCGGCGCACCTCGTCGCGCTCGACGGGCCGCTGCCGCGCACCCCGAACGGGAAGGTCGACAAGCGGGCGCTGCCCGAGCCCGCCCCCGCGACCGGCAGCGGCCGGGAGCCCGCCGAAGGTCCGGAACGGGTGCTGGCCGGACTGGTCGCCGAGCTGGTGGCCGTCGACCGGGTCGGCGCCGACGACGACTTCTTCGCCCTCGGCGGGGACTCGATCATCGCGATCCGGCTGGTGTCCGCGGCCCGCGCGGCCGGGCTGGCGCTCACCCCGCGCCAGGTGTTCCGGCAGCGCACGGTCGCCGGGCTGGCCACCGTCGCCGAGCCGGTCGCGCACGACCACACCCACGACGACGGCGTCGGGCCGGTCGGGTCCACCCCGATCCTGGACTGGCTCACCGAGGTCGACCCGCACGCGCCCGGCTACAACCAGTCGGTGCTGGTGCGCACGCCGGCCGGCCTGACCGGGCCGGTGCTGCGCCGCGCCCTGGGCGCGCTGCTCGCCACGCACGGCATGCTCCGCGCCCGGCGCACCGCCGACGGCCTGGAGGTCCCCGCCGCGGTGCCCGGCCCGGTGCTGCGGGAGGTACCGGTCAGCGCGGCGAACACCGCCGACCAGGTGCGCGAGCAGCTGGGGGAGGAGGCACTCGCCGCGCGCGACCGGCTCGACCCCGGCTCCGGCACGATGCTGTCGGCGGTCTGGTTCGACGCCGGACCGGACGCCCCCGGCCGCCTGTTGCTGGTGGTGGCCCACGTCGCCGTGGACTGGGTGTCGTGGCGGATCCTGCTCGACGATCTCGCCGGTGCCGTCGCCGCCCAGGACGCGGGGCGCGAGCCGTCGCCGCCGCCGGTCCCGGTGTCCTACCGCGCCTGGGCGTCGATGCTCGCCGCCGAGGCCGCCCGCCCGCAGCGGGTCGCCGAGACCGGCCGGTGGCGGTCGGTCCTGGCCGGACCGCGGGTGGCACTGCCGCTGGCGACGCCCTTCGACCCGGACCGCGACCGGCACGGCACCAACCGGGTGCACCCGGTGGAGCTGCCCGCGGACCTGTCGGCCGCCGTCCTCGCCGCCGGTGCGGACCGGGCACTGGCCGCCGGGCTCGGGATCGCCGTCGCCGGCCTCGCGCGCCACCACGGCGCCCCCGCCGAGGGGGTCGTGCCGCTCGCGATGGAGGGACACGGACGGGAGGAGGAGGCCGTCGCGCCGCGACCGGACCTGTCCCGCACCGTCGGCTGGTTCACCGCGATCCGGCCGGTCGCGGTCGACCCGCGCGGACCCGCCGGGCAGGTGCGCGACCGGCTGGTCGCCGACCTCGACGGCGAGCCCGACCACGGCATCGGATTCGGCCTGCTGCGCCACCTGAACCCCGACACCGCCGCGGAGCTCGCGCCGCTTCCGCTGCCCGAGATCGAGTTCAACTACCTGGGCCGGTTCGACCGGCGCGCCCCGCGCGACTGGGGCTTCGCCGACGAGGACGACGTCCTCGACGTCGCCGTCGAGCCGGACATGCGTCAGCGGTTCCCGCTGACCGTCATCGCCCGCACCGTCGACGGCGTGGACGGACCCCGGGTGCACGCCGACCTGATCCACCCGGTGGCGGTGTTCGACGACGCCGTCGTCGCCGACCTCGGCCGGCGGTGGGGTGCGGCGCTGCGCGAGGTGACCGGGCAGGGCTGAGCACGACGGAGGGGGCCGGTCGCGGTGCGACCGGCCCCCTCTCGTGTGCGCGGGGTGCGCCCCGTGGTCAGCCCTGGGTGGCGGGGAGCGCCTCGAGCTCCGGCACCAGCTTGTCGATCGCGTACGGCAGGCTGAGCACGCTGCCGTAGCTCAGCGCGGCGGGCAGCGGCTCGGTGCGGTCGGAGCTGAGCATCCACAGCACCCGGCCCTGCTGGACGGCGTCGAGCCTGCTGAACTCCGGACGCGCCTGGATCTCGGCCTTCGCGGCCTCGGTCGGGGCGAGCACGAGTAGCTTGTCGACGTCGAACTCGCCGGCCTGCTCCGGGCTCAGCTGCGCCTCGCTCGTCCCGGCCGCGGCCCGGGTGATCGCCTCGGGGGCGCGGAAGCCGAGCTGGGCGAGCAGGTCGGCCTTGATGTCGCCACCGGCGAACGCGAAGTAGTTCGGGGTGTCGTAGGAGACCGCGACGGCGGTCTGCTGCGCCCAGTCGGGGTGCGCGGCCTTGGCGTCGGCGATCTTCTTCTCGGTCGCGGCGATCAGTTCGTCGCCCTGCTGCTCACGGCCGACGGCCCTGGTGATCTCCCGGGTCATGACCTGCCAGGACGCGGTGTAGTCCTCGAAGCCCTTCGGCTGCGCGACCGTCGGCGCGATCCGGGAGACCTGGTCGTACTGCTCCTGGGTCATGCCCGAGTACGACGCGATGATCAGGTCCGGCTGGAGCGCCGCGATCTTCTCCAGCTGGTACTCCTCGCGGACGCCGACGACCTCGGGGGTCTGCCCGGCGAAGCCCTGCTCCTGCCACAGCCACGTGTTACCGGCCGGGGGCTGGGTGAACCAGTCGACGATGCCGACCGGCGCGATCCCGACGGCGAGCAGCGCGTCCGGGTCGGTGTAGCCCAGGGTCACGACCCGCTCGGGCTCGGCGGTGATCTCGGTGGAGCCGTACTTGTGCTCGACGGTCACCGGGAAGGTGCCGGACGCGGCCGGGGCCGCGGGGGCCTCGGCACCGCCGCCCGACGGCGCCGACGAGCACCCGGCGAGGACGAGGACACCGAGCAGGGCGACGAGCAGTGGACGGAACCGTCCCCTGGACGGTGAGGCGTGAGGCATGACGTTCCTGTTCTCTCGACCCGGGACGACGGGGCCGTCGCTGCCCGGTGATCCGATGTGGCAGTTGAGGCTTACCTAAGTCCCAGGCCAGGTCAAGAGATCCTTACCTCAGTCGCCGGTACGCCGGACGGACTCACCGCGCAGACCCGTCCAGGCCTGCCACAGCTGGGCGAAGCGGCCGCCGGAGGCGACCAGCTCGGCGTGCGTGCCGGTCTCCGCGGTCCGCCCGCCCTCGAGCACCAGCACGAGGTCGGCGTCGGCGACCTGGCTGAGCCGGTGCGCCACGACGACGGCCGTGCGGCCGGCCAGCGCGGCGTCGGCGGCGCGTTCCAGCTCCGCCGCGCCGGCGCTGCCGGCCTCGGCGGTCGCCTCGTCGAGGATCACCACCGGCGGGTCGGCCAGCACCAGCCGGGCCAGCGCGAGCTGCTGGGACTGCACCACGGTCAGCGCGTGCCCGGTGTCCCCGACGACGGTCTCCAGCCCGTCGGGCAGCCGGTCCACCCAGGGCGCCGCGCCGACCGTGGCCAGGGCGGCGCGCAGGTCGTCGTCGGTGGCGTCCGGGCGGGCCAGGCGCAGGTCCTCCGCGAGCGGCCCGGCGAACACGTGCACCTCCTGGGTCACCAGGACCACCGGCGGCCGCCCGCCGCGCTGGTCGATGCGTTCCAGCGGCACGCCGCCGATCTCGACCGATCCGGCGTCCGGGGTGTGCATCCCGGCGACGAGCTTGGCCAGCGTGGACTTGCCCGCCCCGCTGGTCCCGACCAGCGCGACCCGGGCGCCGGGCGCCAGGTCGAGGTCCACCCCGGACAGTGCCGGGTGGCCGTCGACGTAGGAGTGGGTCAGGCCGCGCACCCGCACCCGCGCGTCGGCGGGCACCGCCGGGTCCGCGGGCGGGGCGGGCGGGTCGATCTCGGCGACGCCGACGATGCGCCGCAACCCGGCGACCGCGGACTGGGCGGCGTCGAGCTGGAACAGCATGATGTTGATCGGCGTGAACAGGTTGATGAAGTACAGCGCCGCCGCGCTCGCCGTACCGATCGTCGTGCTGCCGCTGCCGACCAGCACGAACCCGGCGACCAGCACGCCGCTCAGACCGAGGACCTCACCGGCGTTGAGCCGGCCGAAGAAGCGGGTCTGCAGCACCACGAGCCGCTGCCCGATCCCGGCGACGGCCTCGGCGCGGGCACGGACCCGGTCCAGGTGGTCGTCGGTGAGGCGGAACGCGCGCACCGTGCTCACCCCGGCCGCGGTGTCGAGCAGTTGCTGCTGCTGGGCCCCGCCCGCGATGCGCTCGTCGTCGTAGAGCGGGCCGGAGTGACGCAGGAACCAGCGGGCGGTGACCACCTGGATCGGCACCGCCAGCAGCGCGCCGAGCAGGAACCGCCAGTCCAGCGCGCCGAGCGCGACCAGGGTCAGGCCGATGATCAGTGCGGCCCTGGCGAACTCGGGCAGCGCCTCGCGCACCGCCTCGCCGACGACCTTGACGTCGTCGGTCACGCGCGCGGTGAGGTCACCGGACCCGGCCTGCTCCAGGGTGTCCAGCGGCAGGTCCAGCGCGCGGGCGACGAAGCGCTCCCGCAGCCGGGCCAGCATCGTCTCCCCGACCCGGGCGATCAGCGCGATCCCGGCGAAGGCGAGCACACCCTGGACGACCGCGACCCCGGCCAGCGCGGCGACCGGCGCGGTCAGCGCCGACGGCGCCGCCCCGCGGGCGGCGAGGTCGACGATCCGGCCCAGCAGCGGTGCCGCCACCAGGCTCACCGCCGACCCGGCGACCAGCGCGACGAGGGCGGCGACGGCTGTCCCGCGGCGCGGCCGGAGCAGCTCGCCGAGGACGGCGCGGGTGCGGCGCCCGTCGGCGACGGGCAGCAGACGGGGTCCGGACGGCTCGGTCCCGGTGGTCATCCGGTCACCACCCTGCGGTAGTCGGTGTCGTCGGTCATCAGCTCGGTGTGCGTCGCGTCCGCGACGACCCGGCCGTCGCGCAGCACCACCACGCGGTCGGTGACCGCGAGCAGCGCCGGGCTGGTGGTGAGGAGCACGGTCGTGCGGCCGGTGCGGTGCTCGCGCAGCCGGGCCGCGATCTCGGTCTCGGTGACGGCGTCGACGGCGGTCGTGGGGTCGTGCAGCACCAGGACCGGGGGATCGGCGGCCAGCGCCCTGGCCAGTGCGACCCGCTGGCGCTGCCCGCCCGACAGTGAGCTGCCGCGCGAGGTCACCGGGGTGTCGGCGCCCTGCGGGAGGGCCTCGACGGCCTGGTCGGCGCGGGCCGCGGCCATCGCCGCGACCGTCGCGGACCCCGCGGCGCCGTTGCGGGTCGCGGCGGTGACGTTGTCCAGGACGGTGCCGGTGAACAGGTGCGCGTCGTGCGCCGCGACCAGCAGCGTGGACCGGGTGGCGGCCGGGGCGAGGTCGTCGACGCCGGTGCCGCCGAGCAGGATCCGCCCTTCCTCGGGTGCGACGTCGCGGGCCAGGCAGCGGGCGAGTGCGGTCGCCGCGGACGGGTCGGGGGCGACCACGCCGAGCAGCTGACCGGCGGGCACCTGCAGGTCGAGGCCGTCGAGCGGGCCGTGCCGCAGCCCGGTGACCGCCAGCGCGGCGGCCGGGTCGGTGGGGTCGGCGGTGGGGCCGGCATCGCGGCCGTCGTGGCCGGGGCCGACGGCGGGCGGCGCGGAGAGGATCTCGGCGATCCGCCCGGCCGAGGCCCGCGCCTGGGCGAAGCGCGCCCCGGCGATACCGAGGGTCTGCAGCGGCCCGACGAGGAACTGGGCGAGCCCGACCGCGGAGACCAGGTTGCCGACGGTGATGGACCCGTCGAGGGCGAGCAGGCCGCCCACGAGCGCGATGACCGCGAGGAACAGGCCGTTCGCGAGCTGGACGGTGCCGAGGAAGCCGGCCTCGGCGCGGGTCGCCCGCAGCGTGGCGCCCAGCGCGGTGCGGCTGCTGGCCGCGTACTGCTCGGCCGCGGCGGGCCCGGCGCCCAGGCCCTTGAGCACGCGGATGCCGGACACCAGGTCGGCGGCGGTGCCCGCCGCGCGTGCGGCCCGCTCCTGCTCGGCACCGCTGCGCCGCTCCAGCGGCCGGCCGACCCGGCCGATCAGCCACAGCAGCGGCGGGGTGCCGAGCAGGATGAGCAGGCCCAGGGGGAGCGAGATCCGCAGCAGCGCGACCGCGGCGACCACGAGCGCCGCCGCCGCGGCCGCCGCCGTCGGGATCCAGAAGTTCATCACCGCGACCCGCTTGGCGTCGGCGACGGCGATCGAGGTGACCGAGCCGGGCAGCCTGCCGGTCTCGGCGCCGCCCCGGTGGTCCAGCAGCCGCGCCGCCACGCGGGTGCGGAGCCCGGCGTCGGCACGCAGGTCGGCGTGCAGGGCCTGCCGCGCCCCGAACCGGTAGCTGTAGGACAGCATCGCGAAGTCCGCGGCCAGTACCAGCAGCCAGATCACCAGGCTGCCGACGTCGCCGGTCGCGACCGCGCGGTCGATCACCACGCCCACCAGGACCGGTACCAGCGCCTCACCCACCTGGTGCCCGCAGAGCAGGACGGTGGCCGCGGCGACCCGGCCGCGGAACGACCTGATCGTGCTGCGGACCACCTCGCGTGCGGTGACCCGTGCGTCACCGGTGCCCCTGTGCTCGGTCATGAAGAGAGGCTAACCTCACCAGCGCGTGGCGATCATGAGGGCGGGGTGTGTCTCGCCGCTCCCCGGTCGGCGCACCGGTCGCCGCCCGTCATCGGGTCCCGTCCCAGGAGGAGGTCGACACCTCGTGCGTGTCGTGTTGTTCGGATACCAGAAGTGGGGAGCCCGGCTGCTCGCCGACCTGCTGGACTCGCGGCACGAGGTGGTGCTCGTCGTCAGCCACCCGGAGGAGGGCGAGCCGTCCCCGGTGATCTTCCAGGAGTCGCTCGGTGACCTGGCCCGTGAGCACGGGATCCCGGTGCTCTACCGGGAGAAGGCCGTGGACGCCGAGCTGGTCACCGCGATCACCGGGTCCGGTGCCGAGATCGGGGTGGCCTGCAACTGGCGCACCTGGATCTCCCCGCAGGTGTTCTCCGCCCCGCCCCGCGGGACGGTCAACACCCACGACTCGCTGCTCCCGCGCTACGCCGGGTTCTCCCCGCTGAACTGGGCGCTGATCAACGGCGAGAGCCAGGTGGGCGTGACCGCGCACTGGATGGACGCCGAGCTCGACCGCGGCCCGATCATCTGCCAGCGCACGGTGCCGGTCACCCCGACCGACACCACCGAGGACCTGTTCGAGCGCACCGTGCTCCTGTTCGGACCGCTCGCGCTCGAGGCGTTCGACCGGGTCGAGCACGGTCCGCACGAGTGGCTCACCCAGGACCCGGCGCACGCGTCGTTCTTCCACAAGCGGGCCGACGAGGACAACCGCATCCCCTGGGACCGTCCGGCGGCCGACCTGGTCAACCTGGTGCGCGCGCAGACCGGGCCGTACCCGAACGCCTGGTGCCTGCACGACGGGGCGCGGCTGCGGGTGCTGGAGGCGACCGTGTCGCGGGAGCGCTGCGGCGGGACCAACGGGCGGATCTTCGCCCGCGAGGGGAGCGGGGTGGTCGTCGTCGCCGGGCCGGACGCCTGGCGTGGCGGCCAGTACGGCCTGGTCCTGCAGCGGGTCAAGGACGCCGACGGGGTCGAGCACGTCGCCGGCGACCACTTCCGCCGCATGGGGGGTTACCTGACCTGATGACTCCCGACGCCCGCCGGGAACGGATCCTGCGACACGCCCTCCTCGACATCGGCGCCGATCCGGCGCCGGGTCCGCTGGTCCTGCCGTTGCCCGCGGT harbors:
- a CDS encoding ABC transporter substrate-binding protein, with the protein product MPHASPSRGRFRPLLVALLGVLVLAGCSSAPSGGGAEAPAAPAASGTFPVTVEHKYGSTEITAEPERVVTLGYTDPDALLAVGIAPVGIVDWFTQPPAGNTWLWQEQGFAGQTPEVVGVREEYQLEKIAALQPDLIIASYSGMTQEQYDQVSRIAPTVAQPKGFEDYTASWQVMTREITRAVGREQQGDELIAATEKKIADAKAAHPDWAQQTAVAVSYDTPNYFAFAGGDIKADLLAQLGFRAPEAITRAAAGTSEAQLSPEQAGEFDVDKLLVLAPTEAAKAEIQARPEFSRLDAVQQGRVLWMLSSDRTEPLPAALSYGSVLSLPYAIDKLVPELEALPATQG
- a CDS encoding ABC transporter ATP-binding protein — protein: MTTGTEPSGPRLLPVADGRRTRAVLGELLRPRRGTAVAALVALVAGSAVSLVAAPLLGRIVDLAARGAAPSALTAPVAALAGVAVVQGVLAFAGIALIARVGETMLARLRERFVARALDLPLDTLEQAGSGDLTARVTDDVKVVGEAVREALPEFARAALIIGLTLVALGALDWRFLLGALLAVPIQVVTARWFLRHSGPLYDDERIAGGAQQQQLLDTAAGVSTVRAFRLTDDHLDRVRARAEAVAGIGQRLVVLQTRFFGRLNAGEVLGLSGVLVAGFVLVGSGSTTIGTASAAALYFINLFTPINIMLFQLDAAQSAVAGLRRIVGVAEIDPPAPPADPAVPADARVRVRGLTHSYVDGHPALSGVDLDLAPGARVALVGTSGAGKSTLAKLVAGMHTPDAGSVEIGGVPLERIDQRGGRPPVVLVTQEVHVFAGPLAEDLRLARPDATDDDLRAALATVGAAPWVDRLPDGLETVVGDTGHALTVVQSQQLALARLVLADPPVVILDEATAEAGSAGAAELERAADAALAGRTAVVVAHRLSQVADADLVLVLEGGRTAETGTHAELVASGGRFAQLWQAWTGLRGESVRRTGD
- a CDS encoding ABC transporter transmembrane domain-containing protein, giving the protein MTEHRGTGDARVTAREVVRSTIRSFRGRVAAATVLLCGHQVGEALVPVLVGVVIDRAVATGDVGSLVIWLLVLAADFAMLSYSYRFGARQALHADLRADAGLRTRVAARLLDHRGGAETGRLPGSVTSIAVADAKRVAVMNFWIPTAAAAAAALVVAAVALLRISLPLGLLILLGTPPLLWLIGRVGRPLERRSGAEQERAARAAGTAADLVSGIRVLKGLGAGPAAAEQYAASSRTALGATLRATRAEAGFLGTVQLANGLFLAVIALVGGLLALDGSITVGNLVSAVGLAQFLVGPLQTLGIAGARFAQARASAGRIAEILSAPPAVGPGHDGRDAGPTADPTDPAAALAVTGLRHGPLDGLDLQVPAGQLLGVVAPDPSAATALARCLARDVAPEEGRILLGGTGVDDLAPAATRSTLLVAAHDAHLFTGTVLDNVTAATRNGAAGSATVAAMAAARADQAVEALPQGADTPVTSRGSSLSGGQRQRVALARALAADPPVLVLHDPTTAVDAVTETEIAARLREHRTGRTTVLLTTSPALLAVTDRVVVLRDGRVVADATHTELMTDDTDYRRVVTG
- a CDS encoding methionyl-tRNA formyltransferase, yielding MRVVLFGYQKWGARLLADLLDSRHEVVLVVSHPEEGEPSPVIFQESLGDLAREHGIPVLYREKAVDAELVTAITGSGAEIGVACNWRTWISPQVFSAPPRGTVNTHDSLLPRYAGFSPLNWALINGESQVGVTAHWMDAELDRGPIICQRTVPVTPTDTTEDLFERTVLLFGPLALEAFDRVEHGPHEWLTQDPAHASFFHKRADEDNRIPWDRPAADLVNLVRAQTGPYPNAWCLHDGARLRVLEATVSRERCGGTNGRIFAREGSGVVVVAGPDAWRGGQYGLVLQRVKDADGVEHVAGDHFRRMGGYLT